A window from Listeria seeligeri serovar 1/2b str. SLCC3954 encodes these proteins:
- a CDS encoding molecular chaperone HscC, which translates to MIGIDLGTSNSLVSYWKDGKAELIPNVFGEVLTPSIVGIDDNNELLVGKIAKERLTMYPNKTASVFKRNMGTEKKYSLGDFTFDSTDLSAFILKSLKADAEKFLGRMCEKAVISIPAYFNNLQRQATLDAAYLAGLEVELLISEPTAAAIAYGIHEQDADTIFAVLDLGGGTFDVSILEMFNGIMQVVAISGDNYLGGEDFTNQIMKFFLDKLGLREASLTLEERALLVKQAEMSKIAIGGQSEVSSQVIIAGETRELVITSDEFELISKPLLAKMRAPIIQALNDSKLKPDDLEQIILIGGATKMPIVRSFCSRFLGKIPFTSINPDETVARGVAVQSALKEKHFELADFMITDVCSHSLGIETIRNLGRGEHLEGVFSPIIDRNTTIPVSRTKHFCTSHDFQETVNITIYQGESRHVSENLELGSLDIEIPLEKEGYPIDVQFTYDKNGLLEVLLILPLTGETKQLIIQNGIENLSNEELEEQLKRLEAVKIHPRDRSENRLLLAKADRIYQTMLDDDRYYLEKEIIEFERVLSKQNNNSIKHARKRLEIILEKLERKAFW; encoded by the coding sequence ATGATAGGAATTGACTTAGGAACTTCAAATAGCCTTGTATCATATTGGAAGGACGGAAAGGCGGAACTTATACCTAATGTTTTTGGAGAGGTATTAACGCCATCTATTGTTGGGATAGATGATAATAATGAACTTTTAGTTGGGAAAATTGCAAAAGAAAGACTAACAATGTATCCAAATAAAACTGCATCTGTTTTCAAACGAAATATGGGTACGGAGAAAAAGTATAGTCTAGGAGATTTTACATTTGATTCCACAGATTTATCAGCTTTTATTCTAAAGTCATTGAAGGCAGATGCAGAAAAATTTCTCGGTAGAATGTGTGAAAAAGCTGTTATTAGTATCCCTGCCTATTTCAATAATTTACAAAGACAAGCTACTCTAGATGCGGCTTATTTAGCGGGATTAGAAGTGGAGTTGTTAATTAGTGAACCAACTGCGGCAGCCATTGCCTATGGTATTCATGAACAAGATGCGGATACTATTTTTGCAGTATTAGATCTAGGTGGTGGAACTTTTGATGTCTCAATTCTCGAAATGTTTAACGGGATTATGCAAGTTGTAGCAATTTCAGGAGATAATTATCTTGGTGGCGAAGACTTTACCAATCAAATAATGAAATTTTTCTTAGATAAATTAGGACTCCGTGAAGCAAGTTTAACCTTAGAGGAAAGAGCTTTATTAGTGAAACAAGCGGAAATGAGCAAAATAGCTATAGGAGGGCAATCTGAAGTTAGCAGTCAAGTTATTATTGCAGGGGAGACTAGGGAGCTTGTCATTACATCTGACGAATTTGAATTAATTTCAAAACCACTTCTTGCAAAAATGCGAGCACCTATAATTCAAGCTCTTAATGATTCTAAATTGAAGCCAGATGATTTAGAACAAATAATTTTAATTGGTGGAGCAACAAAAATGCCAATTGTTCGAAGTTTTTGTAGTCGATTTCTTGGTAAAATCCCTTTTACATCAATTAATCCTGATGAAACAGTTGCACGTGGAGTTGCAGTTCAAAGCGCTTTAAAAGAAAAACACTTTGAACTAGCGGATTTCATGATAACCGATGTATGTTCACATTCATTAGGTATAGAAACTATTAGAAACCTTGGAAGAGGAGAGCATTTAGAGGGAGTTTTTTCACCGATAATTGACCGTAATACAACTATTCCAGTAAGTCGAACAAAACATTTTTGTACTTCACATGATTTTCAAGAAACTGTAAATATAACTATTTATCAAGGCGAGAGTAGACATGTTAGTGAAAATTTAGAATTAGGCAGTCTAGATATTGAAATTCCTCTTGAAAAAGAAGGTTACCCAATTGATGTTCAGTTTACATACGATAAAAATGGTTTGTTGGAAGTGCTTTTAATTTTGCCTTTAACCGGAGAAACGAAGCAACTTATCATTCAAAATGGTATAGAAAATCTGTCCAATGAAGAGCTTGAAGAACAATTAAAGCGGTTAGAAGCAGTAAAAATACATCCACGAGACCGTTCTGAAAATCGCCTGTTACTTGCTAAAGCAGATCGGATTTATCAAACTATGCTTGATGATGATAGGTATTATTTAGAGAAAGAAATCATTGAATTTGAGAGAGTTTTATCTAAACAAAATAATAACAGTATTAAGCATGCAAGGAAGCGTTTAGAAATAATTCTAGAAAAACTAGAACGCAAAGCATTTTGGTGA
- a CDS encoding ketose-bisphosphate aldolase — MLYTMKDLLEVGKKHQFAVPAFNICSFDMLKAVMEQVEESNAPVIIEIHPDEIAYLGDNFVATVREYALRSKVPVVIHMDHGATIQDVMRAIRNGYTSVMIDASRASYEDNIALTKEVVSLAHKVGVSVEAELGTIGNNGSAEGGADTIVYTDPDQAEDFVKRTGIDTLAVAIGTAHGLYPKDKKPELNMPLLKELNKRLDIPFVLHGGSGNPDKEVGESVQYGVRKVNLSSDLKSVFFEEIRQVLTKNPGMYEPNQVYPSANEKVKEVVRHKLNILNTVGQADKY; from the coding sequence ATGTTATATACAATGAAAGATCTTTTAGAAGTAGGGAAGAAACATCAATTTGCAGTGCCAGCATTTAATATCTGTAGTTTTGATATGTTAAAAGCAGTGATGGAGCAAGTCGAGGAGAGCAATGCGCCAGTTATTATCGAAATCCATCCAGATGAAATTGCTTATCTTGGGGATAATTTTGTCGCAACAGTTCGTGAATATGCACTTAGAAGTAAAGTTCCGGTTGTTATTCACATGGATCACGGTGCAACCATTCAAGATGTTATGCGTGCAATAAGAAATGGCTATACATCAGTTATGATTGACGCTTCAAGAGCTAGTTACGAAGATAATATCGCTTTAACAAAAGAAGTCGTGTCGCTTGCTCATAAAGTAGGTGTATCCGTCGAAGCTGAACTTGGGACAATTGGTAATAATGGATCAGCTGAAGGTGGAGCGGACACGATTGTATACACTGACCCCGATCAAGCAGAGGATTTTGTGAAAAGAACCGGAATTGATACTTTAGCAGTGGCGATTGGAACAGCTCATGGACTCTATCCTAAAGATAAAAAACCGGAACTCAATATGCCACTTTTAAAAGAGTTAAATAAACGGTTGGATATTCCATTTGTACTTCACGGGGGCTCTGGAAATCCGGATAAAGAAGTGGGCGAATCCGTCCAATATGGCGTTAGAAAAGTAAATCTTAGCTCAGATTTAAAAAGTGTATTTTTTGAAGAAATTCGCCAAGTGTTAACTAAAAACCCGGGAATGTATGAACCAAATCAAGTATACCCATCAGCGAACGAGAAAGTAAAAGAAGTAGTAAGACACAAATTAAACATTTTAAATACAGTCGGACAAGCAGATAAATACTAA
- a CDS encoding flavocytochrome c: MKKRLSITLIMLLSLALVFAGCGSNDTSKSDKTETKDKEKTEVTSGASKTSYTDPSELKEEYDIVIVGAAGAGLSAALEAKAKGMNPVILEKMPQAGGNTLKASSGMNASETKFQKEQGINDSNDKFYEETLAGGHGTNDKEMLRFFVDNSASAIDWLDSMDIKLNNLTITGGMSEKRTHRPEDGSAVGKYLVDGLLKNVQEEKIPVFVNTDVKEITQKDGKVTGVKVRLNNKEDKTISSDAVIVTTGGYGANKELIEKERPDLKGYVTTNQEGSTGDGIKMIEKLGGTTVDMDQIQVHPTVQQEKSYLIGEAVRGEGAILVSQEGKRFGNELDTRDNVTAAINKLPEKSAYLVFDSGVKDRVKAIAQYEEMGFVEEGATIDELASKIDVPKEELSKTLDTWNASVKNKKDEAFGRTTAMDNDLSKAPYYAIKIGPGIHYTMGGVKINTNTEVLDKDGKPITGLFAAGEVTGGLHGENRIGGNSVAEIIIFGRQAGDKSAEFVKEQQ; encoded by the coding sequence ATGAAAAAAAGGTTATCAATAACACTCATCATGCTACTATCACTTGCATTAGTCTTCGCGGGCTGTGGAAGTAACGACACAAGTAAAAGCGACAAGACTGAAACAAAAGACAAAGAGAAAACAGAAGTAACATCAGGGGCGTCAAAAACGAGCTACACAGATCCATCAGAATTAAAAGAGGAATATGATATCGTCATAGTTGGTGCCGCTGGAGCAGGTTTGTCCGCAGCACTAGAAGCAAAAGCTAAAGGGATGAATCCAGTAATTCTTGAAAAAATGCCACAAGCAGGCGGAAATACTTTGAAAGCCTCTTCTGGTATGAATGCATCTGAAACCAAATTCCAAAAAGAACAAGGAATTAATGATAGCAACGATAAATTTTACGAAGAAACATTAGCAGGTGGTCACGGAACAAATGACAAAGAAATGCTTCGTTTCTTCGTCGACAATTCTGCAAGCGCGATTGACTGGTTAGATTCCATGGATATTAAATTAAACAATCTAACTATCACAGGTGGGATGAGCGAAAAACGCACACACCGCCCAGAAGATGGTTCCGCAGTAGGTAAATACTTAGTTGATGGCTTACTAAAAAATGTCCAAGAAGAAAAAATTCCAGTGTTTGTGAATACCGATGTAAAAGAAATCACCCAAAAAGACGGAAAAGTTACAGGGGTAAAAGTACGTCTTAATAATAAAGAAGACAAAACAATTAGCTCAGATGCTGTCATTGTAACAACTGGCGGCTACGGAGCAAACAAAGAACTGATTGAAAAAGAACGTCCTGACTTAAAAGGATACGTAACAACCAACCAAGAAGGAAGTACTGGCGACGGAATCAAAATGATTGAAAAACTTGGCGGAACAACCGTTGATATGGATCAAATTCAAGTCCATCCAACTGTTCAACAAGAGAAATCCTACCTTATTGGAGAAGCTGTTCGTGGTGAGGGAGCCATTTTAGTTTCACAAGAAGGTAAACGTTTTGGGAACGAATTAGATACACGTGATAATGTGACAGCTGCCATCAACAAACTACCTGAAAAATCTGCGTACCTTGTATTTGACTCTGGCGTAAAAGACCGAGTAAAAGCAATTGCACAATATGAAGAAATGGGCTTTGTGGAAGAAGGAGCAACAATTGATGAGTTGGCTAGCAAAATTGATGTACCAAAAGAAGAACTCTCAAAAACATTAGATACATGGAATGCTAGCGTGAAAAATAAAAAAGACGAAGCATTTGGCAGAACAACAGCAATGGATAACGATTTATCCAAAGCGCCATACTACGCTATCAAAATAGGACCAGGAATTCACTACACAATGGGTGGCGTGAAAATCAATACCAATACAGAAGTTTTAGATAAAGACGGTAAACCAATTACAGGATTATTCGCTGCAGGGGAAGTAACAGGGGGCTTGCACGGAGAAAACCGTATTGGTGGTAACTCAGTAGCCGAAATCATTATCTTTGGACGTCAAGCAGGCGATAAATCAGCAGAATTTGTAAAAGAACAACAATAA
- a CDS encoding oxidoreductase codes for MLKMGFIGNGKSTNRYHLPFILERENIQVKTIYNRNPKTATWDKIEGIHYTTDLDELLTDPEIKLITISTTQSSHYEYAKKVLENGKNVLVEKPFMMTYAEAEEIFELAKERGLIVQCYQNRRFDSDFLTAQKMIESGKLGELLEVEMHYDYFRPEIPESVHEFKFYDSYLYGHGCHTIDQVLSYFGKPDDIHYDVRQLLGAGRMNDYFDLDFYYGITKVSVKSSYFRIKARPSFVLYGKKGMFTKETKDRQEEHLKLFYMPSNEDFGIDLPEHYGTLTYVDDAGVWHEEKVISEVGDYGRVYDDLYEAIINGKPKKVTDEETLLQMQILEKGVEGCK; via the coding sequence ATGTTAAAAATGGGCTTTATTGGTAATGGAAAAAGCACAAATAGATACCATCTACCATTTATTTTAGAACGCGAAAATATCCAAGTGAAGACAATCTATAATCGCAATCCCAAAACTGCTACTTGGGACAAAATTGAAGGAATACATTACACTACAGATTTAGATGAGCTTTTGACAGACCCAGAAATCAAGTTAATCACGATTTCGACAACACAAAGTTCCCATTATGAATATGCGAAAAAAGTGTTAGAAAACGGCAAAAATGTCCTGGTTGAAAAACCTTTTATGATGACATACGCTGAGGCGGAAGAAATTTTTGAATTAGCAAAAGAGCGCGGATTAATTGTTCAATGCTACCAAAATCGCCGCTTTGACTCTGACTTTTTAACCGCACAAAAAATGATTGAAAGCGGAAAACTAGGTGAACTTTTGGAAGTGGAAATGCATTATGACTATTTCCGACCAGAAATTCCTGAATCTGTCCATGAATTCAAGTTTTATGATAGTTATTTGTACGGGCATGGTTGCCACACGATTGACCAAGTGCTTTCTTACTTCGGGAAGCCAGATGATATTCATTACGATGTTCGCCAACTACTAGGTGCAGGCCGCATGAACGACTATTTTGACCTTGATTTTTACTACGGAATTACCAAAGTCTCTGTAAAATCAAGCTATTTCCGTATTAAAGCCCGTCCAAGCTTTGTTTTATACGGTAAAAAAGGAATGTTCACCAAAGAAACAAAAGACCGCCAAGAAGAACATCTAAAACTATTTTACATGCCAAGCAACGAAGATTTTGGAATTGATTTACCAGAACACTACGGAACACTAACTTATGTGGATGATGCCGGCGTATGGCATGAGGAAAAAGTCATTTCCGAGGTGGGCGATTATGGCCGTGTTTATGATGACCTTTATGAAGCAATTATCAACGGAAAACCGAAAAAAGTAACTGATGAAGAAACGCTACTACAAATGCAAATTTTGGAAAAAGGTGTGGAAGGCTGTAAATAA
- a CDS encoding NUDIX hydrolase, which yields MEKWDLYDNQRQVTGKTHIRGEKMQPGELHLVVHVCIFNAENQLLIQKRQKDKESWPEYWDLSAAGSALKGETSQQAAEREVHEELGITIDLSNERAKFSFHFDNGFDDYWFITTNIELNDLKLQQEEVADARFVTKAELENLSTTGEMIPYFFLDKLFDLKNATSSHF from the coding sequence ATGGAAAAGTGGGATTTATACGATAATCAGCGTCAAGTAACGGGGAAAACGCACATTCGTGGTGAAAAAATGCAGCCAGGCGAGCTTCATTTGGTTGTTCATGTGTGTATTTTTAACGCAGAAAATCAATTACTAATCCAAAAGCGTCAAAAAGATAAAGAGTCTTGGCCAGAATATTGGGATTTATCTGCCGCAGGTTCAGCATTAAAAGGAGAAACGAGCCAGCAAGCAGCCGAACGTGAAGTGCATGAAGAACTAGGGATTACAATAGATTTAAGCAACGAGCGCGCCAAATTCAGTTTTCATTTTGACAATGGTTTCGATGATTACTGGTTCATTACAACAAACATCGAACTGAACGATTTAAAATTACAACAAGAAGAAGTAGCGGATGCTCGTTTTGTGACGAAAGCAGAACTAGAAAACTTAAGTACAACCGGAGAAATGATACCATATTTCTTTTTAGACAAGCTTTTTGACCTAAAAAATGCTACAAGTAGTCACTTTTAA
- a CDS encoding DeoR/GlpR family DNA-binding transcription regulator, giving the protein MLSTAKERQLKIVNRLKIEQFMRIIDLVELVNYSEATVKRDLVELEKEGLVRRTRGGAMIIDNKKIDLPYLMKMNERSNETNKIRIADIAKSLIRDDMVIFLDSSSTSLYLIDVLSKFEGLQIITNGVMTASMLSEFTSARVSILGGSILTKRYTVNGAKAYNDALTYNADIAFVSCRGVDYDTGATETHEGEALIKQAFRRQSSELVLLVTEEKVGHKFMHQSLACHDIDYLITDFKLDAEVEKQFKAHQITCLY; this is encoded by the coding sequence ATGTTAAGTACAGCGAAGGAGCGCCAACTGAAAATAGTTAATCGTCTAAAAATAGAACAATTTATGCGGATTATTGATTTAGTGGAGTTAGTGAATTATAGTGAAGCCACGGTGAAGCGCGATTTAGTAGAGCTTGAGAAAGAGGGTTTAGTGCGTCGAACTAGAGGCGGCGCAATGATTATCGACAATAAAAAAATTGATTTACCTTATTTAATGAAAATGAACGAGCGTAGTAATGAAACAAACAAAATAAGGATTGCTGATATCGCAAAATCGCTTATCCGTGATGACATGGTAATTTTCTTAGATTCAAGCTCGACATCGCTGTATTTAATTGATGTTTTAAGTAAATTTGAAGGGTTACAGATTATTACTAATGGCGTAATGACTGCCTCGATGTTATCTGAGTTTACTAGCGCAAGAGTGAGTATCTTAGGCGGCTCGATTTTAACAAAACGTTACACGGTCAATGGAGCAAAAGCATATAATGATGCACTTACATATAATGCGGATATTGCTTTCGTTTCTTGTCGCGGGGTAGATTATGATACCGGAGCAACTGAAACCCATGAAGGAGAAGCCTTAATTAAGCAAGCTTTCAGGCGTCAGTCCAGCGAGCTCGTTTTACTAGTTACCGAAGAAAAAGTCGGGCATAAATTTATGCATCAAAGTTTAGCATGCCATGATATAGATTACTTAATTACTGATTTCAAACTGGATGCAGAGGTCGAAAAACAGTTTAAAGCGCATCAAATTACTTGTTTATATTAA
- a CDS encoding YebC/PmpR family DNA-binding transcriptional regulator: protein MGRKWANIKEKKASKDKTNSRIYAKFGIEIYVAAKSGDPDPHSNQKLRFVIERAKTYNVPKHIIDRAIEKAKGTGDETYSELRYEGFGPSGSMIIVDALTNNVNRTASDVRAAYSKNGGNMGVSGSVAYMFDNTAIFGVEGKDADELLELLMEADIDVRDISDEDGQAIIYAEPEDFHAVQEGLKAAGIEEFTVAEIEMIPQNDIQLSGEDLEKFEKLIDALEDLEDVQKVYHNVELED, encoded by the coding sequence ATGGGCCGTAAATGGGCAAATATTAAAGAGAAAAAAGCATCAAAAGATAAAACGAATAGTCGTATCTATGCAAAATTTGGAATTGAAATATATGTAGCGGCTAAATCAGGCGACCCAGATCCACATTCCAACCAAAAATTACGCTTTGTTATTGAACGTGCAAAAACATACAATGTGCCAAAACATATCATTGATCGAGCTATCGAAAAAGCAAAGGGAACTGGCGACGAAACTTATTCCGAACTTCGCTATGAAGGCTTTGGCCCAAGTGGTTCGATGATTATTGTCGATGCGCTAACTAACAACGTAAACCGAACTGCATCTGATGTGCGTGCGGCTTACAGCAAAAATGGTGGTAACATGGGTGTAAGTGGTTCCGTTGCTTATATGTTTGATAATACCGCGATTTTCGGTGTGGAAGGTAAAGACGCCGACGAACTGCTTGAACTTTTAATGGAAGCGGATATTGATGTTCGTGATATTTCAGATGAAGATGGACAAGCGATTATTTACGCTGAACCAGAAGATTTCCATGCAGTTCAAGAAGGTTTAAAAGCGGCGGGAATTGAAGAATTTACTGTAGCTGAAATCGAAATGATTCCACAAAATGACATTCAATTATCAGGTGAGGATTTAGAGAAATTCGAGAAACTAATTGATGCTTTAGAAGATTTAGAAGATGTGCAAAAAGTATATCATAACGTCGAATTAGAAGATTAA
- a CDS encoding PTS sugar transporter subunit IIA has product MNISNLINENRIIFDNRIQTKQLLFEKVAEVLEQEGAITNHKKFVRDLYKREEETSTGIESGFGIPHTKSKYVKEPLIVFVHSGIIADYFGLDDAPIECSFIIGVPKKAADTHLEILSNLSRKLMNNEFIEKLKKSKNKEEIMTILSE; this is encoded by the coding sequence ATGAATATATCAAATTTGATAAATGAAAATCGGATTATTTTTGATAATCGTATTCAAACCAAGCAATTATTATTTGAAAAAGTTGCAGAAGTTTTAGAGCAGGAAGGGGCTATTACAAATCATAAAAAATTTGTACGTGATTTGTATAAGCGTGAAGAGGAAACTTCGACAGGTATTGAGTCTGGATTTGGTATTCCTCATACAAAAAGCAAATATGTAAAAGAACCGTTGATTGTTTTTGTTCATTCTGGAATTATAGCTGATTATTTTGGACTAGATGATGCACCAATTGAATGCAGTTTTATTATTGGGGTTCCAAAGAAAGCTGCTGACACACATTTGGAAATTTTAAGTAACCTTTCAAGGAAGTTAATGAACAATGAATTTATTGAAAAGTTAAAAAAATCAAAAAACAAAGAAGAGATTATGACAATTTTATCAGAATAA
- a CDS encoding AMP-binding protein — translation MINKYEPLNLYTNFKNASERYPEMPIHFDEELVTFPELGLHTTYKKCEEAIIQKAAHLHKFGVRKAEKVIVYKSAKFDSYILAVAISYLGAVPIMVSPHLPATTIDIFVNRLDEPWLLFDGETSDKSHQLNNLPDERLINAEQLFKAPIGDYACEQEELPKDMIAYMTHTSGTTGVPKLIAHSANSMGWRTKYQRRILNFIKPRELVAFHISPVHSRFNIGISSLMSLGFPLLPIANPSKENITKILREYKPYVLETHPNHFVQWASLAREKPDVFESIKFYHSTFDAINKETMATFLRTSSHKKPIFLQIYGQSECGPMILRAHTLKSIETLNARDMGIGMPGLTEVRIVDQEGNTVPAGVSGNIQMLSKGRAITYYKEEARFEENVYGPWWDSGDYGMKDELGQLFLQDRQVDLVETIDSTLAIEDKLLDTLTFLDEVVIIRGKNGSPQPIIAVHGDKEMNWDAWWDAVSDLPHMNEPIVMKYEDIPRTATMKVQRLQMERELQNK, via the coding sequence ATGATTAATAAATACGAACCGTTAAACCTCTACACTAATTTCAAAAATGCTTCTGAACGCTATCCAGAAATGCCGATTCATTTTGATGAAGAACTTGTTACTTTTCCAGAATTAGGTCTACATACAACTTACAAAAAATGTGAAGAAGCGATTATTCAAAAAGCTGCACATTTGCATAAATTTGGTGTCCGCAAAGCTGAAAAAGTGATTGTTTATAAATCTGCCAAATTTGATTCTTATATTTTAGCTGTTGCGATTTCTTATCTTGGCGCTGTACCAATCATGGTTTCCCCACATCTTCCAGCTACTACTATTGATATTTTCGTTAACAGACTGGATGAACCGTGGTTACTTTTTGACGGAGAAACTTCTGATAAAAGTCATCAGTTAAATAATTTACCGGACGAACGTTTGATCAATGCTGAACAATTATTTAAAGCTCCAATTGGTGACTATGCATGTGAACAAGAAGAATTACCGAAAGATATGATTGCTTATATGACGCATACTTCCGGAACAACCGGTGTACCGAAATTAATCGCCCACTCCGCAAATTCTATGGGCTGGAGAACTAAATATCAACGCCGGATTTTGAATTTTATCAAACCAAGAGAGCTTGTTGCTTTCCATATTTCGCCTGTACATTCCCGCTTCAATATTGGTATTTCTTCCTTGATGTCACTTGGCTTCCCACTATTACCAATTGCCAACCCATCCAAAGAAAATATCACTAAAATCTTGCGCGAATATAAACCATATGTACTTGAAACGCACCCAAATCACTTTGTTCAATGGGCATCTCTAGCACGCGAAAAACCAGATGTATTCGAAAGCATCAAATTTTATCATTCTACATTTGATGCGATTAATAAAGAAACGATGGCTACTTTCCTTCGTACTTCTTCTCACAAAAAGCCAATTTTCTTGCAAATTTATGGTCAAAGTGAATGCGGCCCAATGATTTTACGTGCCCATACATTGAAATCAATCGAAACTTTGAATGCGCGCGACATGGGAATTGGCATGCCTGGTCTTACGGAAGTTCGGATTGTCGACCAAGAAGGCAACACAGTTCCAGCAGGCGTTAGCGGTAATATTCAAATGCTTTCTAAAGGTCGGGCGATTACTTACTACAAAGAAGAAGCTCGTTTTGAAGAAAATGTTTACGGTCCTTGGTGGGATAGTGGCGATTATGGGATGAAAGATGAACTCGGCCAGCTATTTTTACAAGATCGTCAAGTTGATTTAGTAGAAACAATTGATAGCACACTTGCGATTGAAGATAAATTACTCGACACACTGACTTTCTTAGATGAAGTTGTCATCATTCGTGGCAAAAACGGCAGCCCACAACCAATCATCGCTGTTCATGGCGATAAAGAAATGAACTGGGACGCTTGGTGGGACGCTGTTTCCGATTTACCACATATGAATGAACCAATCGTAATGAAATATGAAGATATCCCAAGAACCGCAACGATGAAAGTACAACGATTACAAATGGAACGTGAATTGCAAAATAAATAA
- a CDS encoding PTS fructose transporter subunit IIC: MKIVGVTACPTGIAHTYMSAEKLTMTAEELGYEVKIETQGAKIENILTKEDIETADYVILAVDKEIDTSRFAGKKIKRVSTSRAIKEADVVINEAISGKGIISYEAKNADNSSEQPPKASLYNHFMNGVNYMLPFVIAGGILIAISFAFGIDASNPDSDSYNAIAAAFSKIGGDTAFALMVPALAAGIAVSVAGRAGFAPGLVAGTLATAGGSGFLGGMIGGILAGYVAHFFANKVNVTKSLASIYQLIVVPLLGITIVGLAMVFVIDTPIAWVLDALTGWLNGLGETSGVVFGLLIGVMMAADMGGPINKSISTFSIGLMSAGVTAPIAACMAAGMVPPLGLALATLIFKNKFTKEEKTAGNSCWVLGASYITEGAIPFAVADPLRVIPSLMLGSATAAAISMGAGVTSMAPHGGIWVMFIPNVINHLFIYLIAIAAGTVVTAISVGLLKTPLNKRKNKQEMI; the protein is encoded by the coding sequence ATGAAAATAGTTGGTGTTACGGCTTGTCCCACTGGTATTGCGCACACATATATGTCGGCAGAAAAGTTAACTATGACAGCAGAAGAACTTGGTTATGAAGTGAAAATAGAGACTCAAGGCGCGAAAATCGAAAATATCTTAACAAAAGAAGATATCGAAACAGCAGATTATGTCATTTTAGCAGTCGACAAAGAAATTGATACTTCTAGATTTGCTGGGAAGAAAATAAAACGAGTATCTACATCAAGGGCGATAAAAGAAGCGGATGTTGTTATTAACGAAGCCATATCAGGCAAAGGAATAATAAGCTATGAGGCAAAAAACGCCGACAATAGTTCGGAACAACCGCCAAAAGCAAGTCTGTATAATCATTTTATGAATGGTGTTAACTACATGTTACCTTTTGTTATTGCGGGTGGGATTTTGATTGCGATTAGTTTTGCGTTTGGAATTGATGCTTCTAATCCAGATTCTGATTCCTATAATGCCATTGCCGCAGCGTTTTCTAAAATAGGTGGAGATACTGCATTCGCACTGATGGTTCCAGCTCTTGCTGCCGGGATAGCGGTTTCCGTTGCTGGGCGCGCTGGTTTTGCACCAGGACTTGTCGCTGGAACACTAGCAACAGCAGGCGGATCTGGTTTCCTTGGTGGGATGATTGGCGGTATTTTGGCAGGTTACGTAGCTCACTTCTTTGCTAATAAAGTGAATGTAACTAAATCACTTGCTTCGATTTATCAATTGATTGTTGTGCCTCTTTTAGGGATTACGATAGTTGGCTTGGCGATGGTTTTCGTTATTGATACACCAATAGCTTGGGTGTTAGATGCACTTACTGGCTGGTTAAATGGTCTTGGCGAAACATCTGGCGTGGTATTTGGACTTCTAATTGGTGTGATGATGGCTGCTGATATGGGCGGGCCAATCAATAAATCAATTTCCACTTTTTCGATAGGCCTGATGTCGGCAGGAGTTACAGCGCCGATTGCAGCATGTATGGCAGCTGGAATGGTTCCGCCACTTGGATTAGCACTCGCCACTTTGATTTTCAAAAATAAATTTACTAAAGAAGAGAAAACAGCTGGAAATTCATGTTGGGTGCTCGGGGCTTCTTATATTACAGAAGGAGCGATTCCGTTTGCAGTTGCTGATCCGCTTCGTGTAATTCCTAGTTTGATGCTTGGTTCGGCTACGGCGGCTGCAATTTCGATGGGCGCTGGGGTTACTTCGATGGCTCCTCACGGCGGAATTTGGGTAATGTTCATTCCGAATGTAATTAATCATTTATTTATCTACTTAATCGCGATTGCAGCGGGAACAGTAGTGACAGCAATTTCAGTAGGATTATTAAAAACACCGTTAAACAAGCGGAAAAATAAACAGGAGATGATATAA